CATTTGATCTAAATCTTCTCTGAACTACCTTTATAAAGATCCCAGTTTTCAGCTTCAGCGTCTTTTGTAAATCTGTTTATTAAAAACTTGTTTCAATattacaatacagaaacatgcCTGTTTAACCAAAATCTAGACATCCTGGCAGTGTCCtttgtaagatttaaaaaatgaaatctggCATTCTTTTAAAACTATCTATGCTATGAAACTGTAATTTATCTATTTAAAGTTTGACAACTGTGTTTTCACGTCTTACTCTTGAGTTTGTCGTGTTCTGAGTCAGAAGGGAATGCCCAGTCTGGGAAAAGCTCAGCAAAGCTGACGCCAGGATACTGTGGCTTGTTCATCACATAGTTCCTCACGGTCTCCATCAGTCGATTCATAAACTCCAGACTGGGTGTGCCCAGAACCTCAATCACCTTATTCCACTGGTCAATGTCTGGACATGATTGTTATGGAAAACTCTGCTGCATTATGGGCATGAACATATGCCAGCTATTGCAAAGGAAAGACAACTTTGATAAGGCACAGAATCAGGcaacaaatgcataaaaaaagcTCTTACAAGAGTCCAGGCTGGCGGCTCTCTGATGCTCGACTTGACTTTGAACTACTGTAATTAATCAAGTTAGCATACTAATATGCTCACTATGAGGGTGCTGGCATGCTGATGTTAAGCAGGTATAAGAGTAGATTGATCTGAAGTTAGCATAGCATGTTAGCTGGATGACATTTTCTAATAAGCACAAAATTGCTGAGGCAGAGTTTGGCAGGTAATAGGTCACTATTACTAATAGTCAGTTCTGTTATCCACAGTATCAGACGGACCAAGAGCAAGAGGATAACCAAACTTATTTAGAATATACTGAGGGTAAAATGAAAAGTCATCTAGCTGAAATCTCCAGAATTGTTGCTACTCACTAAAAGCCACAGATTGTAACATCACAGTAACGAGTGACATAGATAGAATTAACATGCTATTAGCAGCCCTATTCATATTGCCAATTCATGTTGTGAGGTTTTTAGGACACCTGTAACGTCTGGAATTCATTATGAATATTCAGGGATGTGTAATATGGGTACAAAGTTGTCCCACCTCTGGTCCCGCATCCGAAGTAGAAACAGAAACCTTAGAGGGGCGAGGCGGGCTCAGTGTAAGACAGCAGAGCCAGGGGAGAGAACAGTGctttgtgtgtgcctgtctgactgtgtgtgtgtgtgtgtgtgtgtgtgtgtgtgtgtgtgtgtgtgaggagcccCCGCTGTTTGTTGATGATGAATGAGACAGAGAGTGGTGAAGGATACGGTCAGTGCCCTGGAAGATGACGCCGCCCTTGACCATCTCTCCCATGATACACCCCACTGACCAGATGTCCACTGggaacagagaacacacacacacacacacacacacacacacacacacacacacacacacacacacacacacacacacacacacacacacacacacacacacacacacacacacacacacacacacacacacacacacacacacacacacacacacacacacacacacacacgaagagaaaaacaaatattaaaaaaggaTCTTAAAACATTGATGACTTAATACAATGCACACTGCATACACAGTGAAATTACATATACACTGTACAACATGGTTTGAAAAACATTGAATTCAGCATAACTGTGGTTATTTTGATCCATCTTCAACTGTGGCCAGCTGCTTTCATCAGATTCATCTTCAGGCTGGCTTTCTTTTCACTCTCTGGCTTTGGAAGCAGACGCAGCCATCCAGgcctttctcctctcttctgcaGCTCTGCTTATCAGTTTACACAGCTGTTGCTGTCTCGCTCACTTTCCCTGAGTGTGTGCTCAGCAGAGTGGGATGTAGTGTCTTTCTCACTCTGGGCTGAGCTTATATGTGCAGCAAACAGCCATTAACTCCCTCCCTCTATTTCAGTTTCACAGGAGCTGAAAAAGCTCTGATAATGTTCCCAGATCAGACAGACCAGTGTCAAGTTTGCAAACACAATGCATATAAACCATAAATGTAAACTTTCGTCAAGAAACCTTAGTCACTCTGACGGCTCAGACCGGGCAGACTTTCCCAACATAAGAGGGTTCTGTATATTTCCTGTTTGTAATCCTACCTCAGTTGATCATTGATGCACCAGCTTTGAGTGAAGTTAGTTTAGAAAAGACATCAACAACTTGAAAAATGATGCCAACGAGTTGCACAAACAGTCAACATTAAGTCTCATTCCAGGCCTGTATGTCTTTCTATAGATTTTGATCTTAGCAGTGAAACAGCTGTTCAAATCAAACTACCACGTCTTATTTCATCTCATCTCTCTTGAATATTTAGAAATTAACTAGAGAAAAATAGCCCAATACAATAGCCCCAATACAACATCCACTAAGGATCTCCTGCACCACTCAAGTAAACAATTGATAAGAGACAAAGAAGAAGGGATACAGTCCTCTCCAGGAAAGAGGAACTTGTGAGCCATCAATTCAGCCATAATGCAGCCGACAGACCACAGGTCCACTGCTATAGAGTAGtggtaaaaacacaaataacacaaaatgaaacatggGCTGCAGGCTATTTATATCATTAAACTGCTTTTGAAGTCGAAGAGTCACAGTGTGTGCTGCCTGAGAAGTTGGGTCTGCTCAGTTTGTTGCTGTAGGTTTCCTTGGTTTTGGAGACGGAGACATTTTTAGCAGATAATAGTGATAAAAATAACTATGATGATCCAAAGTGGTTCAATATGGCTCTGGCACCTGTAGAGCTTGGATCCCAAATAACCAGCTAGAGTGTGACTGATACCTGATCAAAGGTTTGTGCCTGTGAACTagaggcagttttttttaagccttattattattatatttagcAGCCTGCGCCATCTGTTCAACTCCGATATGCTTCTTTGTTTACTTAAATCCTGCTGTGTATTGTACACAACAGTGTCTGTCAAACTAATGATGCAACTCTTAGATAATTACCTCATTTGTTCCTCTGTGTtgaattatatatattttttattttatatttaaatgaatgtgcAATAAACAAATACCAAGCAGTGATGATGACTCATTCTTCCACAGGCTGTCGTCATGTTTGATGGTGCACAGGGCAGTGTCAGTTTACCACAAAGTTTAATCATTGACTCGACCAGAACCCAAAGACTTCCATCTTTCTGCTTATGTTTATATCATTTCTGACCGTTTATAATCTTTTTCCTATAAACACATGCTAGTATCTGATCggtattttatttcattcaaatccAATTATCACAGCATCTTTCTTGATACCAAattcaaaaatgaaagaagCACTTTTGTATGACGTGGTTTAGCAGTGGATTTGTGACTTGTGTGCTATCATTTTAAAGGATTACATTCTGAGATGTCCTTACCATTCTCTTTGTACTTCATGCCCAGTATGACCTCTGGGGCGCGGTAGTATCGGGTCACCACATATGGGGTCATCATGAAGTTAGTGCAGGCCGTCCTAGCCAAGCCAAAATCTAAGATCTTCAGAGTGCAGTCCGACTTCACTACAATATTACTGGGCTTCAGGTCCTGAGgagacatattttatttatttgaatgaatcCATCATTGGCTCATAACTGTGGATGCAAcaatcagagatcagagagaaatAATGACGTTTTCATAATCACCACGATTGTTCTGCATACATTGTTTTCACTATGTACTTCTGTATAAAATCATGTGAACATTCTTTAGACATGATCGTGTGTTGTTTATTGATGCCTACTTAAGCATAAATAACagttattatattatatatcacaaaagaagaaagaaagaaagataaagtgaaaaaggatcaaatgaaaaaagataatcaaagcttttgatttgacttttaatgacttgagttttttatttttatctttttattctaatatttaaaatgtagttttttaaagtgttattGTTTATATAACACttagattaactttattgatcccccaggAAAAAATATTCCTCAAATTATGTGTTATTGTAATTAACTGCCCTccatgtctgttttctaatgatactgtatattattattatttgatctAATCATACATGTGGCTTGAGACAAGAccctgttattgttttgtttcaagTATTATcgaaaacaaaaggaaatgagAACATCTCTCGTTCAGTGAGTCAGTTAATTAGTGTTGGAAGTCTACAAGCTCCTGacgttgtgtttatgtttatgtcttTGATCTGTTTTATCAACCTAAAATGCTGAGCGAATATCACTGAGTTATCACgcattacttttactttggCATGCAGTGCTGGGTGGTGATCTTGCAGAGGCTGCATCAAGTTTGACGTGTTAAACGCTTTAGCCGCAACTTTATTCCAGCAGGTTCTGCAGACGTTGTCTTGAATAATTCCCTGATCATTCTTGGTGTACCGAGCACCCCCAATGCCAACTTCacttggttttttttgtgtggataaGAAGCTATACTGCTTGGTCCTGCTGCCATGGTAAAGCTAATGTGGTGTACCCTCCACATCTCTTGATCAGCGATTGACATTAAGCTGGCTAGGtatcattttatttctgttcagTGCAGGTAGCGCAAAAAACACTGTACTGCTggccccttttttaaaaatgacaaacaccCAATGTAGCAGAGCCTTTGGGATTGAATAACAGTGATTTCTTGAGCTTCAGCAGTTGGGATAGGATTCGACTGGATAGCAGTTATTTTGGAGAAAGTATTGCCGTCAAATAGTTGGgcaaaaaaggtaaaagaccACGAACATTCTTCAAAAGTAAACAATGCAGTTTTAGAATAAAGCCATTCTCATCTGCTCTTGAAAATCTCCAAAAACAGGTAATACACTTTAAAAGCTTTCTAATACTTGATGTAATGACTCATCAGCTAGTCCACCACAAAATTCTGATGTCTGTTTATCAAACACATCTCCTAACAGCTGTGAAGTTAGTGTGTTCTCCAGGGTCAGCCAGGTCATTGAGTAATAGCAGGTGACAGTGATGTAGTAATCTTAAAATATTCAACCAAAAAAGGGAGTTGACCACAGCTTTTCATACTGAAAGACTCTTAAAGACATTTCTGCATTGGGTAAAAACATAATGTagtatatatacataaataaacatattcaaAGACTCATTCAGCCCACAGCAACATTATTGCTTGTCCAGTTACCCTGTGGATGATGCCTGCAGAGTGCAGGTGTCTGATGCCACAGAGGATCTGGTAGAGCAGATAGGACATCCTCTCATGGTCCAGGTCCATGTGGATCACCTGGCATAGGCTGGCATCCATCAACTCCATCACCAGATACCTAGAATATGTGTAAGGAATAACAAAGAACAGTAATTCAAGGATACATCAGTAAGAAATAACAAGAGGAACAGCCTCATAGAAGTCCATTAAGAACATAAAGGAATTTATGAAgtgtaacaaacacaaaagagtAATTTAAACACAGAAGGATAGAAAGCAGGGCAGTGCAGTAGAGGAGGTTGACAGGTAGATGATGGAAACTGGTAgatgtaagaaaacaaacagaagctaAAAACTCTTAATTGAGTAGATGCTAAGAGCCAAAAGACCCTCCGCTGCCACTCACAGGTCATGGAATTCCTCCAGGGACTTCTGAGGCGTGAACACATTGATCAGACGAATGATCTGCAGGCAGAGACACAGGCCATTAGTCCACACTGTTACTCTACCATCTACATCCACTTCACCGTGGAGAGCTGGCCAGCTGAGGACAGAGAGCTCAGTAGATTTGTCATGATTCACTTGCTCTGCGCAgtaaattatttttaacataGCAGCAACCGACCCTCTCAATTTCTCTTTTTGTAGTTTAAACTTCATTTCTAAATTCTTTACCTCAGAGGACTAAAAACGTTCTTATAAGACACTGAATAGACATATTCAAAGAATTCAAGCAGCACTTTCATAAGACTTACAGCTGTTTTAACAACCATGTACTATTTAATACATAAAACAGagttaaatgatttttttgtgtcGTAATACATTTACAAACGAGCTGAGACAAACATGAGGCCTTACATCTTTCAGTCAATAAAGTAAAGGAGGTGTATTTTTTATAAGTTAAGTTGTTTTGAGCCTCAGTTTATCTCTGTGTTACTACCCCGCCATGTCAACTGTGTAAAGAAACACTGTCGAGGGAATTATGAACTAACACCTTGGTTAGTTACTATGGTCAGAACCCTTTCGATTGTTGTGCTTAAGTCTCATATAGGCAGGAAATAAACTTTGCAACTTCATTTTGCATAGAACATGATCATTAATTTAGTCCAAAATGAAATCCATCACTTACATGTTGATGGAAGCCATGAAAGGATCTCTTAATGGTTAGTATGAACAGTAGATATTATTAGACAATGCTGTTTCAATTGACATATTGGAACCTGATTATTGTTTTGTCAAGAGACATACTTTCAAATAtatagacacattttttttacatactgtaAATCTTACATTTTTGTGGTTGACACATTTAAGCAGCACCAGCTCCCTGTAGGCACGCTTagcatgagtctggttctggaAAGGCCGACACAGCTTCTTCACTGCTACCGGTATGCCAAGGACTGTATCTAGAGCAGAGCTGGTCAAACATTGTatagagggaggaagagagactAAGGTAAGCAAGGGAGAAAAAGAGGCATCACCCAGAGCACAGCTGTTATCTGACATCAAAAGCTTCTTAAAGAGGAGATTTACAGACATCTGGTGTTAAGGGGTTAACATCATTCTGGCTGGTATTCATTAGGCACCTTGCTTGAGATTTATGAGCTAGAGAGAACGACACGTTGGCAACATTGCCAAATTTAGCAACAGTATACTTAAATTCTGCAAGAGCTAACATGTTCATCTAATCAGGGGGGAGTTTCAGGATATTTACACCCTGGGCAGGTGACACAATAACAAAATCTTAACAAAATCAAGCCTCTCACCAAACAATGCCCTGTGCCCCAGAGCCGATAGCACGGAGCTGCTGGTAGCGCTTGAGTACAGTGAAGGTGGAGTCTCCCACCTGAACGCTGTAGAACTGGCTCACCGGCTCACTCATCCTGCTGTACAGTCAGGACCACCAGCACTGTCTGCAgaatgggagggggagggggggggggggggggggggggggcgataacaaagcaaacacaaacacataaaggtATGGTGAAAACAACAGATTTATCATTACAGACACAACATTGTGATGGAGCTTCAGTCCAGGCTCTAAATGTTTCGATATGTGTGTGATGGAGAACAGAAGCAGATGACAGCTTGGAGGTCTTCAGGCTCTCACTGCCATCTCTACACTCATGCtgacacgcacgcacgcacgcacacacacacacacacacacacacacacacgctgggCAGTGCTCGAGCATGTTTCTCAGTCTTTGATCTGCATCCAGTTTCACATTAAGGATATGTGCAGCCATCAGCATCATCACATAGTGACTGATAAATGTAAtagttgatgtgtttgtttttggatagAAAAATATGTCTGTCATCATCGATTCCTCAGGCAGGAAGTGGAGGAGTATTATTCTTGGCCagggattgtgtgtgtatgtgtgtgggtgaggGCACACAATTATGTAGCTACGCAACGGCGAGCAGTCACGGCTGTTTGTCATTCCTTTAGAAAACAGCCACAGGTTAAATGGAGTCTGATATTTGAGCTTTTCCTGTTTGACAGACAGCACATACCCAAGAACTATTAGGCTTTAATgggcagagagacaaagaaagaaagaagcagCAGGGGAGACATTATGATGAACTAGAGACAAAAAGCACCTCTCGATGTGGGAATTGTAAAGACTCAGTGTCAGCCTTGACTCTGTGGCAGCATTATAAGGAACTGCAGTGAGTGAGCACTAAACTACATTAGTACACTACGTTAGTAAAGGAGCAGCTGTCAGAcaatacatttgactgttactGCCTGCAGCCTGAAATGATGATGATTCCAGAGATTTAAATGTCATTGTCATAGTTTGtggcctttctttctttcataaAAGTATGACTGACACAGCAAACTGTCTTTGGAAAAGGACTGAATGGATTAATTCATAAACACGTTAGGGCTGACTCATTCTTACAGAAAGTCTTCTGAAGCAAGCTAcagttaatatatatataattatgaGCGGTGATACTAGCAGTAGTTGTCTACCGGTATTAATGATGGTTGATGAGAGagctattgttttttattttttccaaataaaagaAGTTTAAGATTAATAACGAGTATAACCAAACTGTTCCAATATAAAATGCAATATAAAAAAAGGCCAATTGACAAATTTAAAATTAAACTGCTGTTCTGAAAGTTTTCAATAatagtacatttttttaaacaaattcaaCACATAATGTTAAATTTCACTGCTGGAAAACAATCAAGGATTTCCATAAGTGAATTATGGCACAGTGAACTCCGCTATCATCGTCCTGGCAACAATCCTTCAAAAAGTGTCATTGTTGAATACCTTAACAAAttagtaatgaaaaaaaaggaaacattacTGAAATCAACAAGGTTTCCTATTACtcctcttcaaacacacacattagtaTAAGCCAAGGAGCCAACATTAATATACAAAGATTTCTACTCGGGCTGGGAATACAGtatttgggtgtctcacgattcgatttccattcttggggtcacgatgcGATTCAGTATATTTTTTCGAATGGATCCAtagattcaaagtctatttttgaattagtgcATACTTCAGGATATTTGGCATTATACTGAGTGAAAGAGATAGCTTTAGCACTTaacagggagtgactgattagaaGATTTCTTAGAAGTTCTGAATCTATTTTAAAATCTTAgaaatctcgatttttacatacatttttttcccatctcTACTTTCTCATTTCCATCGAGGTCCAGTTTATCATCATTTCTACAGGGATTTACTTTGATCtactttgatttaatttgtttttaaatgcatcttGTTTATGTAGTCTCCGACTTGTTTAGGGAtgtcttcatttgtttgtgttatctAAATTCCAAAGAGTGTCTGCTTGtcattttagttttgttttttctgcttgttcTCATTATTTTCCCCCATTTTTGTCTTGTCATTGTTGCACTAAATGTACAAGCACTGACTTCAATTTGCCTTCAGGTGTAATAGATGTGGGTCTGCTCCCACACTATTACTTAGAAGGAAAATGAATCTTTCTCATCTCTATCTgctttcctcctctgcctcctcctcagctttttctcctcctcacatGTACGTCCAGCTGGCTCTCAATACACCCAAGGGGAGGGAAGCAAAGACCTTTACTTCCTCTCTGCTTCCCTCACTCTTTCCATTTTCCCCAGCTTTGTCTCCCTTTGTCATTTCTTTACCCTCCTGATATTCCCTCACTCCTTTGACCTTTTCTAGTTTACTCCATCATCCCTTTGGCctcaacaaagacatttctacTGAAGGCCTCAAAGACCCTTACAGATATTTTTGACAAATATCTCCAAATGCAGGTCCAGAAGTCGGAAGGATTCTACAAAATCAACAGAACACATGGATATTTTGTGCATGAAATATCCTGCAACAACTGTCCCTCTGAGAAATCTACAGGCTGTTTTAGCTTCAAAGCTGCTTACACTAgcactttgatattttttgtcTGCTGGGGCACTGATTCACAACAAACATGTCAAGCACTACCATGGGGCTATTAAtcctaacaaaaaaaagaaaagaatcagCAGCAGGCAGAGAATATGTACAATACTTTACTTGCAAGGCACAAGTAAAGGCTAAATGGACAGTTGACTCAGCACATATGggtttgacaggaaacaactgAGGGGAGATGAAGACTGTATGCAGATCCAGCAGGCATCAGCTACACTTTTGGCCAGCAGCTATTGAAGaatttaaatatattcaaaaGGACACCAGGCAGGATACATCACAGACAAATAGTacacaaagaaataaacaaaaacaagcttaATAGCTTATCACACCATATTAAAGATGAGATCATAGCATTAGTCAGTACTGTCACATTGCTTGGTCTTAGAAATAATGACTACATCATTTTTTCTTCTACAATTAATTAGCCATTGCAGGATCAGTCATAATATCAAAATCTAATTGATCATAAAGTCTTCTTTGCATGAACTATGATTAATCACACTGCTTCGCAAGATCCCTTTCACTTCAAGACATCAACCCAGTGTATCATATTAGTGCTCTCTATGTTGAGAATAATTTGGTTACTTGGTTTGTTTTTGAATCTGTTGATCCAGTTTAATATCTAAAGGGACATTCTGTAGATTCAGACTTTAGATTTAGATTACTAACTTTAAAGGATTCCTGAAGTTCCTGGAGATGGTAAATTAACATGATTAATGACTGTGAtcttaataataaaaactaCAGGTCAAGTTAACTTTATTCATTGAGTCCGAAACGCTTGTGTTATTGGCAGGTGGTCTTGTCCTAAGTTC
This is a stretch of genomic DNA from Labrus bergylta chromosome 9, fLabBer1.1, whole genome shotgun sequence. It encodes these proteins:
- the mapk9 gene encoding mitogen-activated protein kinase 9 gives rise to the protein MSEPVSQFYSVQVGDSTFTVLKRYQQLRAIGSGAQGIVCSALDTVLGIPVAVKKLCRPFQNQTHAKRAYRELVLLKCVNHKNIIRLINVFTPQKSLEEFHDLYLVMELMDASLCQVIHMDLDHERMSYLLYQILCGIRHLHSAGIIHRDLKPSNIVVKSDCTLKILDFGLARTACTNFMMTPYVVTRYYRAPEVILGMKYKENVDIWSVGCIMGEMVKGGVIFQGTDHIDQWNKVIEVLGTPSLEFMNRLMETVRNYVMNKPQYPGVSFAELFPDWAFPSDSEHDKLKTGQARDLLSKMLVIDPESRISVEEALNHPYIHVWYDPGEADAPPPQISDKQLEEREHTIEQWKELIYEELIDWEERNKNGLMKEDCSDVVSTSASQSSSANDISSMSTEQTLASDTDSSSIDTLTGQLDESQ